In Streptomyces sp. ML-6, the genomic stretch ACCACGTCGAGGGTGTCCTTGACGCCCTCCAGCTTGATCATCGTACGGACGAAGTTGCCGCCGCCCGCGCCGTACAGCCAGGCGGTGCGGACCACGTAGCCGGTGTCCGGCAGGGTGCTCAGCACGGCCTGCTCGCCGACCAGCTTGGTGCGGCCGTAGGCGCTGCGCGGTGCGGTCGGGTCGTCCTCGGCGTACGGCTTCTCGCCGTCGCCGGCGAAGACGTAGTCGGTGGAGACCTGGAGGAGCACGGCACCGTACTCGCGGCACGCCTCGGCGAGGACGGCCGGACCCGTGCCGTTGACCCGCAGCGCGGCGTCCTCCTGGGACTCGGCGTCGTCGACCGCGGTCCAGGCGGCGCAGTTCACCACGACGGCGGGGCGGTGCTCCTCGAAGGCAGCGCGCACCGACGCGGGGTCGGCGACGTCGACGGCCGCCCGGTCCGCGGCGACCGCGGTGACGTCCTCGGCGGCGAGCCGGGCCAGGACGTCCCGGCCCAGCATCCCGCCGGCCCCGGTGACCAGCCAGACGGCGCTCACAGGGCGGCCCTCTCCTTCAGCGGCTCCCACCAGGCGCGGTTGTCGCGGTACCACTGCACGGTCTCGGCGAGGCCGGTGCGGAAGTCCTTGCGGGGCTCGTAGCCGAGCTCCTCACGGATCTTGGTGCAGTCGACCGAGTAGCGGCGGTCGTGGCCCTTGCGGTCCTCGACGTAGGTGACGCTGGTGTCCCAGTCGGCACCGCAGGCGTCCAGCAGCAGCTGGGTGAGCTCCTTGTTGGAGAGCTCGGTGCCGCCGCCGATGTTGTAGACCTCGCCGGCCCGGCCCTTGGTGCGGACCAGCTCGATGCCCTGGACGTGGTCGTCGATGTGCAGCCAGTCGCGGACGTTGGCGCCGTCGCCGTAGAGCGGGACGGTCCCGCCGTCCAGCAGGTTGGTGACGAAGAGCGGAATGACCTTCTCGGGGAAGTGGTGGTGCCCGTAGTTGTTGGAGCAGCGGGTCACCCGCACGTCGAGGCCGTGGGTGCGGTGGTACGAGAGCGCGATCAGGTCGCTGGACGCCTTGGCCGCGGAGTACGGCGAGTTGGGCGCGAGCGGGTGGGTCTCGGGCCAGGAACCCTCGTCGATCGAGCCGTAGACCTCGTCGGTGGAGATGTGCACGAAGGTCTTGATGCCGGCCAGGTGCGCGGCGTGGATCAGGGTGTGGGTGCCCACGACGTTGGTGCGGACGAACTCGGCGCCGCCGTCGATGGAACGGTCCACGTGGGACTCGGCGGCGAAGTGCACCACCTGGTCGTGCTCGGCCATCAGCTTGGCGACCAGCTCCGGGTCGCAGATGTCGCCCTGGACGAACCTGAAGCCGGGGTGGTCGCGCACCTCGTCGAGGTTGGCCGGGTTGCCCGCGTAGGTGAGCTTGTCGAGCACGGTGACGGCGACGTCGCCGGGGCCCTGGGGGCCGAGCACCGTACGGACGTAGTGCGAGCCGATGAAGCCGGCGCCGCCGGTCACCAGGATGTTGGTGGTCATGAGGAGATCTGCACCTTGCTGTGGTCGCCGAGCACGAGTCGGTGGGCGGACGGGGAACGGGGGGCGGGGGTCACCTCGACGTCGCGGCCGATGAGCGACGCCTCGACGCGACGGACACCCGCGATGGAGGCGCCCCGCAGGACGATGGAGTACTCGATCTCGCTGTCCTCGATGCGGACGTCCTCCGAGACCGAGGTGAACGGGCCCACGTACGCGCCGCTGATCACCGAACGGGCGCCGATGATCGCGGGCCCGACGATGCGGCTGCCGCTGACCTTGGCGCCCGGCTCGATCCGGACCCGGCCGATGATCTCGCTGTCCGCGTCGACCTCGGCGCCCTCCTGGAACGGCTCGACGGCCTCCAGGACGGTCCGGTTGACCTCCAGCATGTCGGTGACGTTGCCGGTGTCCTTCCAGTAGCCGCGGATCGTGGTGGACCGCACGTCGCGCTTCTGGTCGATCAGCCACTGGATGGCGTGCGTGATCTCCAGCTCGCCGCGCCAGGACGGCTCGATCGAGCGGACGGCCTCGTGGATGGCGGGGGTGAAAAGGTAGACGCCGACGAGCGCCAGATCGCTCTTGGGCTCCTTCGGCTTCTCCTCCAGGGCCACCACCCGGCCCGCGGCGTCGAGTTCCGCGACGCCGAAGGAGGTCGGGTTGGGCACCTGGGTCAGCAGGATCTGCGCGTCGGGCCGGTCCGAGCGGAACTCGTCCACCAGCCCGGTGATCCCGCCGACGATGAAGTTGTCGCCGAGGTACATGACGAAGTCGTCGTCGCCCAGGAAGTCCCGGGCGATCAGCACCGCGTGGGCGAGGCCGAGCGGCTCCTCCTGCGGGATATACGTGACCTCGATGCCGAGCGCGGAACCGTCACCGACCGCCTCGCGGATCTCGGGCGCGGTGTCGCCCACGATGATGCCGACCTCGGTGATGCCCGCTTCCGCGATGGCTTCCAGCCCGTAGAACAGCACGGGCTTGTTCGCCACGGGCACCAGCTGCTTGGCCGAGGTGTGTGTGATGGGACGCAGGCGGGTGCCGGCCCCTCCGGATAGTACGAGAGCCTTCACGTGAGCAGTCCCCATAACGATCTGTCGGTCCTGTCGCGGGCGCGACGTCCGAACGATTTTACTGATGCTTCCCTGTTGCTTCTCCGCGTGTTCTCCGGCGGATCGGCCGGTTCTGGCCGTCGGCTCCGCGCAGGGCGCGAGCGGCCGTCATCCCGCGTGCAGCCGCTCCTTCCAGCGCCGCATGTCGCGGCGCATTCTGCGGACCACCCGGCGGGACAGCGAGGCCCGGCGGGCGGCGGCCTTCGGCTGCTCGATGCGCTTGCCGTCGTGCCAGTCCGGCACCGTGACCTCGTAGTTGGAATCGGCCAGACCGGCCGACTTGTCGCGGAAGTACGGGTACGCGAGGTAGAGCGTCCGGCCGTCGCGGGAGGCGACCACCTCCGGGATCGTCTTCGCCCGGAGGTAGCGCACCATCTCGACGAGCAGATCCGTCCGGCCCAGTGCCACACAGGCCAGACGCAGCCGCTCCGACACCTTGATCAGCCGGGCCACGCCGTCGTCCCAGTACGTGGCCATCAGCGGAGCCGCGAGTTCCATCTTGTGCCGACGAACTTCCTCGGATTCCCGCAGCACGACGGGGCCGAACTGCTGGAGCATTCCGACCGTGAAGGGCCGGACCATCAGGAAATCCCGCTTCGGCCCCGCGGGTTCGAGACGGTGGATGAGCGCCATCATGGCGCGCATCGCATCGAAACGCCATTCGTAGTTGCCGCTCTTGGTGACATGCTTCCCGTCCTCACGGCCCACCAGGTAATAGCAGACGTAATTGGAGATCACCGAGACGCCGGATCCGCGCAGATACGCCTCCATCGTGAAGAGGGCGTCCTCACCGGTCCTGAGATTCTCGTCGAACCGCAGGGAGAGACGTTCCAGGAGTTCGCGCCGGAAGAGCTTCTGCGCGCTCAGGGTGTAAATGACCTTGGAGTTGTAGACGTCGACGCGTTCCTTCGTGGCCCGCCACATGGACTGGGGCGCCCCCCTGTTCACGCCGACCACCTTGCCGAGCACCACATCGGTGCCGGCCCGGTCCGCCATGGCCACCATCCGCTCCAGGGCCTCTTCGCCGAAGTAGTCGTCCGCGTCCAGGAAGAAGACGTAACGACCCCGGGCCATACCGATTCCCACATTCCGCGGACCGCTGGGTCCACCGGAATTCTTCTGCCTGACCACTCTGGTCGGGACCTTCGATCTGGCCGCGAACTCCTCCAGGTACTCCCCTGTGCCGTCGGTGGAGCCGTCGTCGACCGCGACGATTTCGATCCGGTCGGCGCCGATGGTCTGTGCCTCCACCGATTCGAGACAGCGAATGAGGTAGGGCATTGCCTCATATGCACCGACAACGACGGTCACGTCAGGAATTTGCGTCTCGTTCACACAAACAGAAGACAGCCCGACCCACCCGTTGGTTGTTCCACGCCACACGGCCAAATGGTGATACTCATCACAAAGGCCCGGCGCAACCCTTCGAGGGCTATGCCGGGCCTTGCTCAATCATGTAATGCAGATGGTTGACTTTCAGCCACTCACCGGTTCGCCCAGGCTCTTGTTCACCCCGGCGTTCCGCGCCTCCGACCTGGCCGCCAGCGCCTTCACCGCCGTGTTGAACTGCACGATCGAGGTGGGCTCGTCCGGACCGAGGAGGTACTGCTTCAGCTCCAGGCGGGCATCCGCCAGCGCGTCCGAGGCCGGATCCGTCACCGCGGTGAGCAGCTCGTCCAGCTCGGCCGCCGAGTTGGAGAGGATCACCGCGGCACGCACCGCGGTGTTCTGCCGGCGGAACTCCTCCTCGCCCAGCTCGGCCGAGTCCGTGACCGCGTAGGGCTTGCCGCTCGCGATGAAGTCGGACACCACGCTGGAGATGTCCGAGACCATGGCGTCCGACTCGTTGAAGCAGTCGTACAGCCGCATCTGAGCACCGGTGATGACCCGGTGCTCCCACCAGCCCTGCGACCGCCAGGACGCCGCGTTCCACTCGTCCCTGAGCCGGGCGGTCTCGGCCTCGCGGGCCGGGTCGGCCAGCGAGTCGCGGGACAGCTCCGCCTCGTCCCGTGCGACGCGCCCGCCACCGGCCAGCTCGGCCAGCCGTGCCTCGATACGGGCCATCTCGGCCCGCGCCTCGTCCCGCTCGCCCCGCCCGGCGGCCGCCTGCTCGGCCCAGCGGGGGTCGGTGACGCGTGCGGCGGCGGCCTGCTCGATCATCGCGGTGATGCGCTGGTGCACCGCCTTGGCCCTGGCACTGCGGGTGCCGGTGAAGGGGTGCGGCTTGTACAGCAGCCGGACCGGCCGCTCGGCCTCCAGCAGCCGCCTGACGATGTTCTCGCCGGCCAGCAGCAGGGAGGTGTTGCCCGGGTTGTCGTCCCAGCCCTCCCAGGTGGGGGCGTACAGCACGGTGGGGATCGGGTTGCGCTGTGTACCGGACCACGACTGGATGGTGGCCAGCTGCGGGCGGCCCACCTCCACGATGTCCTCGTCGCGCACACCGACGTCGGCCAGCGCGTAACGGTCGCGGCCGGCCCGGCCCGCGGTCCACACCTCGTCGTAGACCTTGCTGTACGGGTTGACGCTGGCGATCTTGTCGCTGTCGCCGTGGCCGATGAAGACGTGCTTCATGGTCGGCACCCGGAGCAGGTGGATGTTCTTGCCGACATTGGCCGCGTAGAGCGCGACCCGCACCGACGACAGGTCCAGGTTCATCAGGTGCACGCCACCGGGAACGCAGAGCACCGGCACCGAGGTCTCGGCGAGCTGCGGCAGGATGTTGCGCTCGCGCAGCAGGATCATCGGTCGGCCCTCGACCTGGGCCATGGTCTCCAGCCACATGTTGGCCTGGTAGGCCGACTCCTTGGACCCCGAGAAGTAGAGGACCACGGTCGGCTTGTACTCGCCCAGCCAGGCGTCCACCGCCTCCAGCACCTTGTCCGCGGAGCTCACGAGCCGCTTCGGACGGATGTACGGCAGGAGGAGCAGCAGGTAGACGAGTGCCAGCGCCAGCGTCAGGCCGAGGCCCGCATAGGCGATGCCGTCCACCCCGGTCTCGACCGCGACCAGCACGCCCACCATGGAGAAGGCGTCCAGGTGCAGCATCTTCTCCGCGGGCCTGCTCATCAGGCTCTGCGGCGGGGCGTCCGAGATCCGCACCGCTGCGAGATCGATGTTGCGGGTGGCCACCGGCAGCTTACGCCGCAGCCTGATCAGCGTGACGATGGTGCTCTGCGGCGCCTGGAGTCCGTAGAACGCCAGCAGACAGGCGACCGTCACGTAGAAGAGCGGCTCCTCGCCGTACCCCATGCGGGAGAGCAGCAGGATGAGCAGCAGCTGACGGACCAGGAAGCGGATCGAAAGCCCGGCCCGGACCGCGGCGAGCCGGTTGATCAGATAGCTGCCGCAATGGTGCAGATACCGGTCCGCGAGATAGGTGATCGCAGCGGCCGCGGCGAAGAACCAGAGATTGGGGAGTATTGCCGCGAGCATTATGCACGGGAACCCCAGAGCCACCAGGAGCGCGGCGACCAGCTCCGAACCGCTGCCCACCCGAGCCAAGCGCATGGCTTTCGAAATCACGAAGTACCGCTCCCGAGGGTGCCGACTTGCTTACCTTACGAGGGGAATGTGAAGGCAGAGCTTCACGAATTCGGACCCCTGCGATCGCTTTTGGCGACTGCAGGGGTCCGAATGATCGATTGTCAAGCAGTATTACACATCGGCCTGCCGGTCCAGGACGGCGGCAAGGGCCTGCTCGAAACCGGACGCCTCGGAGGCACCCCGGGTCGGGTCCTGCTGGCGCACGTCGATGACGTGACCGGTCATCTCGGAGAGCAGCACGTCGAGCGAGGTCCTGGCGACCGCCTCGGAGGAGAGCAGCGTGCCCGCGGGCTCCTCGCCGAAGGCCTTGGTGCGCATCGGGGTGGCGGTGCGCTCGGGGTTCACGCAGTTCACCCGCACCCCGTCGGCCGCCCACTCGTCCGCGAGCGCCTGGGTGAGGTTGACCATGGCGGCCTTGGTCGACGAGTAGAGGCTGTACTCCGCGCGGCCCCGGGTGTAGCTGCTGGAGGTGTAGAGCAGCAGCTGGCCCTTGGTCTCGGCGAGGTACTTGTACGAGGCCCGGGCGATCTGAACGGGTGCCAGGTAGTTGACGTTGAGCGCTTCCTGGATGGTCGTGTTGTCCGTCTCGGCGAGCTTGCCGATGCGGAGCACGCCCGCGGTGTTGATCACGTAGTCGACGCGGCCGGTGTCGGCGTACGCCTTGGAGAGCGCGTCGTCGATGTGCTCCGGGTTCTCCACGTGCGTACCCGTGGTGGAACGGCCCAGGGCGTAGACGGTGGCGCCGTAGGACTCGGCGAGCGACGCGATGTCCGCACCGATGCCGTACGAACCGCCGAAGACGACAAGGGTCTTGCCGGTGAGCAGCTCACGGTAGGCGGCGTCGTCGGTCGGCTGCGGAACGGCAGTGGAGGCCAGCTGGAACAGCTTGTCCGCGATGAAGACGTCGACCGGCTGGGTGACCTTCATGTTGTACTCGTCGCCCGCCACGACGTAGATCGGCACGTCGGGCAGGTACTTCAGCACGACCGAGCAGTCGTCGGTGGCCTGGAAGTTCGGGTCGCCGGCGGCGATCTCGTAGGCCCGGCGGATCGTGGAGAGCTTGAAGGCCTGCGGCGTCTGGCCGCGGCGCAGCCGGGAGCGGTCGGGCACGTCGGTGATGAACTCGCCGTCGCCGCCGTGGGTGCGGGTCACGATGATCGTGTCCGCGGACGGGATGGCGACGTCGACCGCCTCGTAGCGGTCGAGGGCGTCGACGCAGTCCTTGATGACGCGCTGCGAGAGCAGCGGGCGCACGGCGTCGTGGAAGAGGACGTTGCGGTCCTCGCCCTCGGCCAGGCCCTCGCCGAGGGCCGCGATGGCGCGCTCGGTGGTCTCGTTGCGCGTGGCGCCGCCCTCGATCACCTTGGTGACCTTGGTCAGTCCGGCCTTCTCGACGATCTTCTCCACGTCGGACACGTAGCCCGGCGCCATCAGCACGATGACGTCGTCGATGGAGTCGGCCTGCTGGAAGATCGACAGCGTGTGCTCGATGACGGCCTTGCCTGCGATCTTCAGCAGCTGCTTGGGGATGGACAGACCCACGCGCTGACCGGTACCACCGGCGAGCACGACTGCTGTGGTTCGGGCTTTGGCTATGTGCTGAGCAGACACAGACGACCTACCTTGCGAGGGCTGGGAGATACAGCGATGGTTGCACTCTCCGTTACCGTCTCGCAAGGTGGACGTCGGCCACTGCACGCCGTGGCGAAACCTCGTGTTGCCTTGCGATCAGGGCAAATACCGGAACTGACGCTTCCTGACCAGGTGACCGACGCCACAAGTATGAGCGGCATGAATCACTCATGAGCGGATTCGGTTCCCTCGGTCGTGTGACATGCCGCGCGACGTGCCGTGTGACATGAAGAGCCTTCGGCGGCCGGTCGGACGGCCCCGTACGACCGGCCGGACCCGCGCGGACGGGCCCGGCCGACCGGCTCAGAACGGGTTGAAGTCGTCGAACTCGCGCTGTGCCTCGTCGCGTTCCGCCTCGCGGTCGCGGCGGCGCTGCGCCGCCGGGCGCGGCGCCTCGAGCCGGTGGTCCTCGCCCCGGCGGCCGAGCATCTCCGCGCCCGCGGCCATGGTCGGCTCCCAGTCGAAGACGACGGCGTTGTCCTCGGCGCCGATGGCCACGCCGTCGCCCGCCCGGGCACCGGCCTTCATCAGCGCGTCCTCGACGCCGAGGCGGTTGAGCCGGTCCGCGAGGTAGCCGACGGCCTCGTCGTTGTTGAAGTCGGTCTGGCGCACCCAGCGTTCCGGCTTCTCGCCGCGCACCCGGTAGAGGTCGTCCGCCTCCCTGGTGACGGTGAAGCCCGCGTCGTCGACGGCCTTCGGGCGGATGACGATGCGGGTCGCCACCTCCACGGGCTTGGCCGCGCGCGCCTCGGCGATGATGCCCGCGAGGGCGTAGGAGAGTTCCTTCAGGCCGGTACGGGCCACGGCGGACACCTCGAAGACGCGGTAGCCGCGCTCCTCCAGGTCCGGGCGGATCATGTCGGCGAGGTCCTGGCCGTCCGGGATGTCGATCTTGTTGAGGACGACGATGCGGGGCCGGTCCTCCAGGCCGCCGTACTGCTTCAGCTCCTCCTCGATCGTGTCGAGGTCGGAGACCGGGTCGCGGTCCGACTCCAGCGTCGCCGTGTCCAGTACGTGCACGAGCACCGAGCAGCGCTCCACGTGCCGCAGGAACTCCAGGCCGAGGCCGCGCCCCTGGCTGGCGCCGGGGATCAGGCCCGGCACGTCGGCGACGGTGTACACGGTGCTGCCCGCGGTGACCACGCCGAGGTTCGGGACGAGGGTCGTGAAGGGGTAGTCGGCGATCTTCGGCTTGGCCGCGGACAGGACGGAGATCAGCGAGGACTTGCCGGCGCTCGGGTAGCCGACCAGCGCGACGTCGGCGACGGTCTTGAGCTCCAGGACGATGTCCCGGGACTCGCCGGGCTCGCCGAGCAGCGCGAAGCCGGGGGCCTTGCGCCGGGCGGAGGCCAGCGCGGCGTTGCCGAGGCCACCACGACCGCCCTGACCGGCGACGAACGTGGTGCCCTGGCCGACCAGGTCGGCGAGCACCTCGCCGTTGCGGTCGAGCACGACCGTGCCGTCGGGCACCGGCAGGACCAGGTCCTGGCCGTCCTTGCCGGAGCGGTTGTCACCGGCGCCGGGCTGGCCGTTGGTGGCCTTGCGGTGGGGGTGGTGGTGGTAGTCGAGGAGCGTGGTGACGGACTGGTCGACGACCAGGGTCACATCGCCGCCGCGGCCGCCGTTGCCGCCGTCCGGACCGCCGAGCGGTTTGAACTTCTCACGGTGTACGGAGGCGCAGCCGTGGCCTCCGTTACCCGCGGCGACGTGCAGCTCGACGCGGTCCACGAAGGTGGTCATGGTTGAAACCTCCAGTTACATGCATGCAGAAATGTCTCACTCGCGCTGTCCCCATGGCGGAGAAAGCCGTCTCTCATGGGAGAAACACGCGAAAGGCGGACCCGCTTCCCGTACGGGAAGTGAGGTCCGCCTCCGCAGAAACCGCTCGACGAGCGCCGAAAATCAGCCGGCGATCGGAACGATGTTCACGACCTTGCGGCCACGGTGCGTGCCGAACTCGACCGCACCGGCGGCGAGCGCGAACAGCGTGTCGTCGCCGCCACGGCCGACGCCCGTGCCCGGGTGGAAGTGGGTGCCGCGCTGGCGGACCAGGATCTCACCGGCGTTGACGGCCTGACCGCCGAAGCGCTTCACGCCGAGCCGCTGAGCGTTGGAATCGCGCCCG encodes the following:
- a CDS encoding glucose-1-phosphate thymidylyltransferase, which translates into the protein MKALVLSGGAGTRLRPITHTSAKQLVPVANKPVLFYGLEAIAEAGITEVGIIVGDTAPEIREAVGDGSALGIEVTYIPQEEPLGLAHAVLIARDFLGDDDFVMYLGDNFIVGGITGLVDEFRSDRPDAQILLTQVPNPTSFGVAELDAAGRVVALEEKPKEPKSDLALVGVYLFTPAIHEAVRSIEPSWRGELEITHAIQWLIDQKRDVRSTTIRGYWKDTGNVTDMLEVNRTVLEAVEPFQEGAEVDADSEIIGRVRIEPGAKVSGSRIVGPAIIGARSVISGAYVGPFTSVSEDVRIEDSEIEYSIVLRGASIAGVRRVEASLIGRDVEVTPAPRSPSAHRLVLGDHSKVQISS
- the rfbD gene encoding dTDP-4-dehydrorhamnose reductase; this translates as MSAVWLVTGAGGMLGRDVLARLAAEDVTAVAADRAAVDVADPASVRAAFEEHRPAVVVNCAAWTAVDDAESQEDAALRVNGTGPAVLAEACREYGAVLLQVSTDYVFAGDGEKPYAEDDPTAPRSAYGRTKLVGEQAVLSTLPDTGYVVRTAWLYGAGGGNFVRTMIKLEGVKDTLDVVDDQRGQPTWTVDLADRLVRLGLAALAGTAPAGVYHGTSGGETTWYGFTREIFRLLGTDPARVRPTTSEAFVRPAPRPAYSVLGHDGWARAGIEPVRDWRAALEEAFPALLAAERP
- the rpmA gene encoding 50S ribosomal protein L27, encoding MAHKKGASSTRNGRDSNAQRLGVKRFGGQAVNAGEILVRQRGTHFHPGTGVGRGGDDTLFALAAGAVEFGTHRGRKVVNIVPIAG
- the rfbB gene encoding dTDP-glucose 4,6-dehydratase; its protein translation is MTTNILVTGGAGFIGSHYVRTVLGPQGPGDVAVTVLDKLTYAGNPANLDEVRDHPGFRFVQGDICDPELVAKLMAEHDQVVHFAAESHVDRSIDGGAEFVRTNVVGTHTLIHAAHLAGIKTFVHISTDEVYGSIDEGSWPETHPLAPNSPYSAAKASSDLIALSYHRTHGLDVRVTRCSNNYGHHHFPEKVIPLFVTNLLDGGTVPLYGDGANVRDWLHIDDHVQGIELVRTKGRAGEVYNIGGGTELSNKELTQLLLDACGADWDTSVTYVEDRKGHDRRYSVDCTKIREELGYEPRKDFRTGLAETVQWYRDNRAWWEPLKERAAL
- the obgE gene encoding GTPase ObgE → MTTFVDRVELHVAAGNGGHGCASVHREKFKPLGGPDGGNGGRGGDVTLVVDQSVTTLLDYHHHPHRKATNGQPGAGDNRSGKDGQDLVLPVPDGTVVLDRNGEVLADLVGQGTTFVAGQGGRGGLGNAALASARRKAPGFALLGEPGESRDIVLELKTVADVALVGYPSAGKSSLISVLSAAKPKIADYPFTTLVPNLGVVTAGSTVYTVADVPGLIPGASQGRGLGLEFLRHVERCSVLVHVLDTATLESDRDPVSDLDTIEEELKQYGGLEDRPRIVVLNKIDIPDGQDLADMIRPDLEERGYRVFEVSAVARTGLKELSYALAGIIAEARAAKPVEVATRIVIRPKAVDDAGFTVTREADDLYRVRGEKPERWVRQTDFNNDEAVGYLADRLNRLGVEDALMKAGARAGDGVAIGAEDNAVVFDWEPTMAAGAEMLGRRGEDHRLEAPRPAAQRRRDREAERDEAQREFDDFNPF
- a CDS encoding glycosyltransferase family 2 protein; amino-acid sequence: MNETQIPDVTVVVGAYEAMPYLIRCLESVEAQTIGADRIEIVAVDDGSTDGTGEYLEEFAARSKVPTRVVRQKNSGGPSGPRNVGIGMARGRYVFFLDADDYFGEEALERMVAMADRAGTDVVLGKVVGVNRGAPQSMWRATKERVDVYNSKVIYTLSAQKLFRRELLERLSLRFDENLRTGEDALFTMEAYLRGSGVSVISNYVCYYLVGREDGKHVTKSGNYEWRFDAMRAMMALIHRLEPAGPKRDFLMVRPFTVGMLQQFGPVVLRESEEVRRHKMELAAPLMATYWDDGVARLIKVSERLRLACVALGRTDLLVEMVRYLRAKTIPEVVASRDGRTLYLAYPYFRDKSAGLADSNYEVTVPDWHDGKRIEQPKAAARRASLSRRVVRRMRRDMRRWKERLHAG
- a CDS encoding bifunctional cytidylyltransferase/SDR family oxidoreductase, with product MSAQHIAKARTTAVVLAGGTGQRVGLSIPKQLLKIAGKAVIEHTLSIFQQADSIDDVIVLMAPGYVSDVEKIVEKAGLTKVTKVIEGGATRNETTERAIAALGEGLAEGEDRNVLFHDAVRPLLSQRVIKDCVDALDRYEAVDVAIPSADTIIVTRTHGGDGEFITDVPDRSRLRRGQTPQAFKLSTIRRAYEIAAGDPNFQATDDCSVVLKYLPDVPIYVVAGDEYNMKVTQPVDVFIADKLFQLASTAVPQPTDDAAYRELLTGKTLVVFGGSYGIGADIASLAESYGATVYALGRSTTGTHVENPEHIDDALSKAYADTGRVDYVINTAGVLRIGKLAETDNTTIQEALNVNYLAPVQIARASYKYLAETKGQLLLYTSSSYTRGRAEYSLYSSTKAAMVNLTQALADEWAADGVRVNCVNPERTATPMRTKAFGEEPAGTLLSSEAVARTSLDVLLSEMTGHVIDVRQQDPTRGASEASGFEQALAAVLDRQADV